The stretch of DNA TTTTTCATAAAAATGAATTCTTTATCGTCAAAATCAACCTCTTCAGAATAATCTCTTGCAAACTGATCATGAGGCTCATTTAAAAAAGCAACCGATGGAGGTTCGGGAAGTCTTCCCCCTCTTTCAAAAAATTCTTTTATATTGTCTCGGGTAAATTTCATAACAGAGTCATGAATTTCCATCGCCGGTGAAGGGACAGGCTTCTCCGGGCTTATATCCGGAAAAACAGAAGGGCTAAAAGCGTAATAAGTAATACTTAAATTGTCTGAATATTGTGCAACCTTTGAATCAAGTAATTGTATCTGATTGATTTTTTTATAAGATTCTAAAACCTCTCGTAAAATAGTCCTCGCTACAGTAATCCCCAAGGATACCTTTCCTGAAATAGTTTTACGAATTGTTGCAGGGTTTACGGAATAAGTAGAAATAACACAGTTTTGTGCTGCTTTAATCGTGTAGGGGTATCTCCCGGATGTAAAAAGTGCAATTGCACCAGGTGTCAGATTCACTCCGGTTATCTGAAATAATGGAAAATTTCCGGTTTTAATCTTTTTTTCAAATACGATTGAGCCTTCGTGCAAAATATTTAAGGAATTTGCAATTGAGCCTTCAGAGAATAAAACCTCTCCTGCGTTCACAGTAATTTTTTGATTTACTTTGCTTGTATCTACCGCCATAAACTACACTATTTTTTAAAAAATAATTATAATAGATAATTTCAATTCTATTTTTTAGAAATTATACTTGAAATATAAGAATTCAGTTAATTTTTGAAAAAAAATGACTTTTTAAGATTGAATACTCTCTATTTTAACAATCTTAACTCTATTTTTATTTAAGAATTTTCTATAATTTGAATTTAAAAAATATTGATTCGACCCAATGAAAAAAATATCTTCCAAATCGAAAAAACTACTATCCGGACTTAGCACTGCAAGAACGGGGATACTTACAAATCAAAGCGCCTTTGGTTGGGATAAAACTTACCATTTTCAGAAGCTAAAAGACTATTTAGAACTACGTGTGATTTTTTTACCGGAGCACGGGCTATTTGCCGAATTGCAAGACCAAGTTTCCGGAGACTCCTTAAAATATTTTTTTGATTCAATCACAATCGAAAACCTATATGGAAAGGATGAAAACTCACTTTTTATAAGAGAAGAAACTCTAAAAAACTTAGACCTAATTGTAATTGACATAAGAGACATCGGTTCAAGGTACTATACATTTTTAACCTCTGCCTATTATATACTGCAAAAAATCTCCAACTATAACAAAACATCGTCTAATAAAATCCAAATACTCGTTGTAGATTCACCCAATCCAATCGGAAGAAAAATAGAAGGTAGTCCCCTGCAAGAAAAATACGAGTCCTTTGTTGGTGTGAAAAAAATAGTGCACAGGCACGGGCTTTCCACTGCTGAACTAATGAATTATCACAACATAGAAAATAATTTCAATTTAAATATTTTTGTTATACCGATTGGAGAAATCTATCCCCAAAAAGACTCTGAAGATTTTTGGATTCCCCCCTCTCCTAATATTCCTAAAATTTCCACTTGTACAGTTTATACAGGTCAATGCCTGTTAGAAGGCACAAATTTATCTGAAGGCAGAGGAACAACCAGACCCTTTGAAATCTTTGGTGCTCCATTCATTGATATAAACAATCAAAGCTATTGGAATGAATTAATTCGGTATCAAAAAGATTTTTTCTATCTTCGACCCCTTCTTTTTATACCTACTTTTCATAAGCACAGAGATAAAGTATGCGGAGGATTTCAAATTTTCGTACAGAATAAAAATAAATTTCATAGCTTACTTTTTTCTCTTCAATTCTTAAAAGTTACAAATGATTTTTTTAAAGAAAATTTTCAGTATTTACAGGGGGTGTATGAGTTTCGATCGGATAAGAGTGCAATAGAGTTGCTTGTCGGAGATGACTTTCTGCTCGGTTTCCTAAATGGAGTAAACACATACAAAATGACAGAAGATTATCTAAAGAACGAAGAGTTTGAATGGAAAAAAAAGATCAAAATCTTTAAAACATAAAAGCAAGGCTCGGAAATAAAATTGCTGAATGATTTGATAGTTAAAGTGTCATAAAAAATCCCCTTCAAATCTTGTGATTTTCTATCGCAGACTTTAATAAATAGGACTCTGGAAATTTTCTTTCCAAAGCAACCAATATATCATGTCCTTCCTCTATCAGACCAATTTCTTTCAAAGCGATTGCTTTTAGGTAAAGGCTTTCTGCACCATACTTCAATCTCCCTGATTTAGATTGTGCTTGAAAAAAGGATTCATAATTTTTTTCAAAAAAAAGTAGGACAGAATACGCTCTTTGAATCAAATAGGAACTTGATAAACGAGAAATTGCTGCCAAAATATCTTGTTTTACTATTTCACCTACCTGAGAATTTAAAAGAGTGAGTAATTCAAAAGAAGTTAAGGTGTAGATCAGACCTTGGTTCTTCAACATTTCATATTTTTGTGATAATGGAATAGAGTCTTCCTTGGGCTGGCTTGGTTCTGGATGTTTTTTTTTCCCATTGATATAGTTTAAGTTTGCGAGCTTTTGTTTTATTTCACCTGTAGAATAAACTTTTTTCATTAAGAAAAATGATCTAAAATAAAATCCGAAGGCAAGGTAGTCATCAATAAATATTTTTTTTTCAGGGATTGTAAGGTTGGAATATTTTTTTAATACAATCTGAAATAGTGGCAAGGCATTTCTAATTCCGGATATTTTTTTGGAGTACAGATTGTAAACTACACCGATTAGATTTTGAGAATTTCCCGAAATTACAGTGTCGTATAACGCTTCTTTTTTTGTCTCGCTTATTCTTGACTGTTTCAATTCACACAATGCAAATAGAATAGAATCTTCCTCCATATTTCCTAAATCCAATTCTTTGGATTCTCCGATCAAATACATAAAAAGAGAAAGTTTTGTAGAAATAGAATTGTTCAGAGAAATTGCACTCGATATTTCTAAAACCTCAGAGATTTTCCCTTCGTTCAGTAAACTTGCGATTGCAATTTCCAATATTTCTTTCTCAAGACTTCCTTTATATTTTTTTACCAATAATAATAACTCGGAAACCAAAAATTGTAATAACTCTGTTTCTCTTTCAGAGAAGGATTTTTCTTTATTTATCCAGAAAGTATTGCTTACTTTTTCTTTTAGGCTGATTTTTCCGAAAAGATTCGTTTCCAAAAAATTTACAAGATCCAAATGAAATGAATTTCCGGAGGAAAAGTTTTTTATAATCTGGTACTGCAACTTTTTTATAGCAGAATCCATTCCATCTGAAACTAAAACCGGCAACTCTTGAGTAAAATCGGAATTTTTTAATACTATTTTTAACTCATGGTCTTGAGTATCCTGACCAATAAATATTTCCTTCCACTCTGGTATTTTTTTTTCAACATCTTCAAAAATAGAAATAGGCACTTTAGCTCCCTCTAACGAAATGGAATAATCTAATGGTTGAGAAAAATTTTTTAATAATCCTCTTACTGTTTATTTTCGGACATTTTCCTGTATTTGGTAACGAAGAAATGTATTTTCTGGTAAAATCCAAGCAATGGAAGAAGATTGAAAATATTTTCAAAAACTCTTCACCACGTACAGAAAGCGAATTTTTTGCCTTAGCGAGGTTTCACGAAGAGTCTTCTTCTGGGGATAGAGATAAAAAATTCAGGTTATATTCTTCAATTGCAACAGGAAAACAAGTAGATTTTGTGACTGAACATACTCTCCAAACTATTTTGGACAATCCGATGCCCGGACAATCCCCTGTAATTCGACTGACCTTCTGGAAACTTTACCACGAGTTCAATTCGAGAAAAATGCTATCTAAAAATAATAAATTGATCTTTCTTGAAAAATTTGCAAAAGAAGACGATCCAATTTGTTTAGACGCTTTTGAAGAAATATTAAAAGTTTTGTATGAATCAGAAAACTATCAGAGTGTTATTCAAAAAGTTGATGAACTCAGCACTCAAGAAAAAAGAATTTTACTGACCTCTCAAGTCAAGCAAAGGTATGCTCAAAGTCTTTTTAGAAATTCTTCTAAAAAAAGAGCTATAGATACTTGGATTTCCATAATCTCTGATCCAAATTGCCCGGATTATATACGATTGAATGTTTATTCCGATTTAAAATTCTACTTAAAGGACTCTATTTATGAAGATTTAGATTCAGTAGAGTTATCTTTTATCTTGAGCAAATTATCTCAAAAGGAAAGTAAACTCCTTTATGGAAAAAATAAAATTATACTCAACAGGAAGTACGAAAATCCTGTATCGGTTAAAAACATTATAAAATTTTTGGTTAAAAACCAACCTTCTCAAATATCAAATTTTCTAAAGATACATTCAGACTTCACCGAAAAAGAGCAAATTTTTCTATCCGAAATCATCGAAATACTTTTTGCAAACAAAGAAATACATATATCCGAAGATTTACTGAAAAAATATATTCGAGAGACTT from Leptospiraceae bacterium encodes:
- a CDS encoding DUF1343 domain-containing protein, which produces MKKISSKSKKLLSGLSTARTGILTNQSAFGWDKTYHFQKLKDYLELRVIFLPEHGLFAELQDQVSGDSLKYFFDSITIENLYGKDENSLFIREETLKNLDLIVIDIRDIGSRYYTFLTSAYYILQKISNYNKTSSNKIQILVVDSPNPIGRKIEGSPLQEKYESFVGVKKIVHRHGLSTAELMNYHNIENNFNLNIFVIPIGEIYPQKDSEDFWIPPSPNIPKISTCTVYTGQCLLEGTNLSEGRGTTRPFEIFGAPFIDINNQSYWNELIRYQKDFFYLRPLLFIPTFHKHRDKVCGGFQIFVQNKNKFHSLLFSLQFLKVTNDFFKENFQYLQGVYEFRSDKSAIELLVGDDFLLGFLNGVNTYKMTEDYLKNEEFEWKKKIKIFKT